The Desulfomicrobium orale DSM 12838 genome includes a window with the following:
- a CDS encoding PilZ domain-containing protein, giving the protein MKHERPGRKWIRYACLQPCQIISRNRVLQSPRTARIINVSRTGALIESDYLFWPADEITLLLPESSIAGMEGISSMYGTVRWEQVDPTSCMGTYSFGLEFETIIPFRNFFSPAYFDTVYCCA; this is encoded by the coding sequence ATGAAACACGAAAGGCCCGGCAGAAAGTGGATACGCTACGCCTGTCTGCAACCCTGCCAGATCATCTCCCGCAACAGGGTACTTCAGTCGCCCCGCACGGCCCGCATCATCAATGTGAGCCGTACGGGAGCCCTTATCGAGTCGGATTATCTGTTCTGGCCCGCTGATGAAATCACCCTGCTCCTGCCAGAGTCCAGCATAGCCGGGATGGAAGGAATATCCAGCATGTATGGCACGGTGCGCTGGGAACAGGTCGATCCGACATCCTGTATGGGGACCTACTCCTTCGGGCTCGAATTCGAAACGATCATTCCCTTCCGGAATTTTTTCTCTCCGGCATACTTCGACACGGTTTACTGCTGCGCCTGA
- a CDS encoding GntR family transcriptional regulator: MNTKRESKYIMIYNWLSGQIKNKKFLPGDKIPNEIDIAKKFNVHRMTVRQAIDLLVSNHMLIRIRGKGTFLLSEKTPVLTRSLKEISSYYEDIVKAGLTPRYKTLIAVIKEADEYISEKLEVNVGSQIVYLKRLMLANDMPLVLERCYLPEELFPDILKKNTNNMIYKLIREEYGMNLMRSRQELGAVIPAEHEQKALKIDATCACIWAEGTVYSDNGRAVEFTHSIYRGDKYRFNCDIGSYIYRE, from the coding sequence ATGAATACAAAACGCGAATCAAAATACATAATGATTTACAATTGGCTCTCAGGCCAAATAAAGAATAAAAAATTTCTCCCTGGAGACAAAATTCCAAATGAAATAGACATTGCCAAAAAATTCAATGTCCACAGAATGACCGTCAGGCAGGCGATTGATTTGCTTGTAAGCAATCATATGCTCATCCGTATTCGCGGAAAAGGGACATTTCTTCTCTCGGAAAAAACTCCTGTACTCACCAGATCACTCAAAGAAATATCCTCATACTATGAAGATATTGTCAAAGCAGGACTTACTCCAAGGTATAAAACATTGATAGCAGTAATAAAAGAGGCTGATGAATACATATCTGAAAAGCTCGAAGTAAATGTCGGGAGCCAGATAGTCTATCTGAAAAGACTGATGCTTGCGAATGACATGCCCCTTGTCCTGGAAAGATGCTATTTACCGGAAGAACTTTTTCCGGATATACTGAAAAAAAATACAAACAATATGATATATAAACTGATCAGAGAGGAATATGGAATGAATCTGATGCGCTCAAGACAGGAACTCGGGGCCGTAATCCCTGCTGAGCACGAACAAAAAGCCCTCAAAATAGACGCTACGTGCGCATGCATCTGGGCTGAAGGGACTGTATATAGCGACAATGGAAGGGCTGTTGAGTTCACACACTCCATATACAGAGGAGACAAATACAGATTCAACTGCGATATTGGCAGCTATATATATCGTGAGTAG
- the xsc gene encoding sulfoacetaldehyde acetyltransferase, translating into MKMTTEEAFVKVLQMQGIEHAFGIIGSAFMPISDLFPKAGITFWDVAHEGNAGMMADGFTRASGKMSMIVAQNGPGITNFVTPVKTAYWNHTPLLLVTPQAANKTIGQGGFQEIEQMAAFKDMVCYQEEVRDPSRVAEVLNRVIEQARRCSAPAQINIPRDMFTQVVDIELPQIVRFERPAGGAEAIAEAAKLLSAAKFPVILNGAGVILGNAIEASKKLAERLSAPVCCNYQHNDAFPGSHPLSMGPLGYNGSKAAMEIVSKADVVLCLGTRLNPFSTLPSYGGFDYWPKTAKIIQVDINADRIGLTKAVTVGIQGDAGKVAMGILNALDKTAGDAGRKEREALAKDAKERWAKELETMDHEADDPGTTWNERARKKDPNLMSVRMAWRAIMKVMPKGAITSSDIGNNCAIGNAYPTFEEGRKYLAPGLFGPCGYGFPAILGAKIACPDVPVIGFAGDGAYGISMNEMTTCGRDWWPAITMVIFRNYQWGAEKRNSTLWFDDNFVGTEQDRDVSYAKIAEACGMKGVQVKTPEALSEALTQAVKDQMENKKTTFIEVILNQELGEPFRRDAMKKPVVVAGIKKEDMRPQKG; encoded by the coding sequence ATGAAAATGACCACAGAAGAAGCATTTGTGAAAGTTTTGCAGATGCAGGGCATCGAACATGCCTTCGGCATTATCGGCTCCGCGTTCATGCCGATTTCGGATCTCTTTCCGAAAGCCGGTATCACCTTCTGGGATGTCGCCCACGAAGGCAACGCAGGCATGATGGCTGACGGCTTCACCCGCGCCTCCGGCAAAATGTCCATGATTGTCGCCCAGAACGGCCCCGGTATCACCAACTTTGTCACTCCGGTCAAAACCGCCTACTGGAACCACACCCCCTTGCTTCTGGTGACCCCGCAGGCCGCCAACAAGACCATCGGCCAGGGCGGATTCCAGGAAATCGAGCAGATGGCCGCCTTCAAGGATATGGTCTGCTATCAGGAAGAAGTGCGCGATCCTTCCCGCGTGGCTGAAGTTCTGAACCGTGTCATCGAACAGGCCCGCCGTTGCTCCGCTCCGGCCCAGATCAACATTCCCCGCGACATGTTCACCCAGGTCGTGGACATCGAACTGCCCCAGATCGTACGCTTCGAGCGTCCCGCCGGCGGTGCCGAAGCCATCGCTGAAGCGGCCAAGCTGCTCTCCGCCGCCAAGTTCCCGGTCATCCTGAACGGCGCGGGCGTCATTCTGGGCAATGCCATCGAGGCTTCCAAAAAGCTGGCCGAACGCCTGAGCGCCCCTGTCTGCTGCAACTACCAGCACAACGACGCCTTCCCCGGTTCCCATCCGCTGTCCATGGGCCCGCTGGGCTACAACGGCTCCAAGGCTGCCATGGAAATCGTCTCCAAGGCTGACGTGGTGCTCTGCCTGGGCACCCGCCTGAACCCCTTCTCCACCCTGCCCAGCTACGGCGGCTTCGACTACTGGCCTAAAACCGCCAAGATCATCCAGGTGGACATTAACGCCGACCGCATCGGCCTGACCAAGGCTGTGACCGTCGGTATTCAGGGCGACGCGGGCAAGGTCGCCATGGGCATCCTGAACGCGCTGGATAAAACCGCCGGCGATGCGGGCCGCAAGGAGCGCGAGGCTCTGGCCAAGGACGCCAAGGAACGCTGGGCCAAGGAACTGGAGACCATGGATCACGAAGCCGACGATCCGGGCACCACGTGGAACGAACGTGCCCGCAAGAAGGACCCCAACCTCATGTCCGTGCGTATGGCTTGGCGCGCCATCATGAAGGTCATGCCCAAGGGCGCCATCACCTCTTCCGACATCGGTAACAACTGCGCCATCGGCAACGCCTACCCGACCTTCGAGGAAGGCCGCAAATATCTGGCCCCCGGCCTGTTCGGCCCCTGCGGATACGGCTTCCCCGCCATCCTCGGCGCCAAGATTGCCTGCCCCGACGTTCCGGTCATCGGTTTTGCCGGCGACGGAGCTTACGGCATTTCCATGAACGAAATGACCACCTGCGGACGCGACTGGTGGCCGGCCATCACCATGGTCATCTTCCGCAACTACCAGTGGGGCGCGGAAAAGCGTAACTCCACTCTGTGGTTCGATGACAACTTTGTCGGCACCGAGCAGGATCGCGATGTGAGCTACGCCAAGATCGCCGAAGCCTGCGGCATGAAGGGCGTGCAGGTGAAAACTCCTGAAGCTCTGAGCGAGGCCCTGACCCAGGCGGTGAAAGACCAGATGGAGAACAAGAAGACCACCTTCATCGAAGTCATCCTGAACCAGGAACTGGGCGAGCCTTTCCGCCGCGACGCCATGAAGAAGCCCGTCGTCGTTGCTGGAATCAAGAAAGAAGACATGCGTCCTCAGAAGGGCTAG
- the hemC gene encoding hydroxymethylbilane synthase — translation MKTMRIATRGSKLALWQADHISALLRAAHPGLDVELCIIKTKGDKILDVPLARIGGKGLFVKEIEEALLAGEADIAVHSMKDVPAQLPAGLKLGIIPERETPADCFLSARYENIAALPAGAKVGTSSLRRQTQFAALRRDARIESLRGNLDTRVDKLMRGEFDAIIVAMAGLRRLGLTAPYMAELTPPEFYPAVAQGALGIEYREDRPDLDDLLGFLDHAPSRICVAAERAFLFALDGGCQVPIAGFAELSDDIIHLTGLVGDLCGERIIRKQGSGPAGSPAELGAAVAQEVLAAGGREILAQVYPVCP, via the coding sequence ATGAAGACCATGCGTATCGCCACTCGTGGCAGCAAGCTGGCTCTGTGGCAGGCCGATCATATCTCCGCTCTGCTCCGTGCGGCCCACCCCGGCCTGGATGTGGAGCTGTGCATCATCAAGACCAAGGGCGACAAGATTCTAGACGTGCCCCTGGCCAGAATCGGCGGCAAGGGGCTTTTCGTGAAGGAAATCGAGGAGGCCCTTCTGGCCGGTGAGGCGGACATTGCGGTGCATTCCATGAAAGATGTGCCCGCCCAGCTGCCCGCCGGACTGAAGCTCGGGATCATCCCGGAACGCGAGACGCCTGCGGACTGTTTTCTGAGCGCACGGTACGAAAATATCGCGGCTCTGCCCGCCGGAGCAAAGGTCGGCACGAGCAGCCTGCGCCGCCAGACGCAGTTTGCGGCTCTGCGCCGTGATGCGCGGATCGAGTCTCTGCGGGGCAATCTGGATACGCGGGTGGACAAGCTCATGCGCGGCGAATTTGACGCCATCATCGTAGCCATGGCCGGATTGAGGCGTCTGGGACTGACCGCGCCGTACATGGCCGAACTGACCCCTCCGGAATTTTATCCGGCGGTGGCGCAGGGCGCGCTGGGAATCGAATACCGGGAAGACCGCCCGGATCTGGACGACCTGTTGGGTTTTCTGGACCACGCTCCGTCGCGGATTTGCGTGGCGGCCGAACGCGCCTTCCTGTTCGCCCTGGATGGCGGATGTCAGGTACCCATTGCTGGTTTCGCGGAGCTTTCGGATGACATCATCCACCTGACCGGCCTGGTCGGCGATCTGTGCGGCGAGCGGATCATCCGCAAACAGGGCAGTGGACCGGCCGGCAGTCCGGCTGAACTGGGTGCCGCCGTGGCCCAGGAAGTGCTTGCCGCCGGAGGCCGGGAAATTCTGGCGCAAGTATACCCGGTCTGCCCCTAG
- a CDS encoding FmdB family zinc ribbon protein: MPIFEYVCNSCDKEFEEVVLDGSDPACPACGSANTTKLMSRGVFRTGGPIVSGSPSASAITTRGQGGCRGCSGGSCSTCG; encoded by the coding sequence ATGCCCATCTTCGAATACGTCTGTAATTCCTGCGACAAGGAGTTCGAGGAAGTCGTTCTGGACGGAAGCGACCCCGCCTGCCCGGCCTGCGGCAGTGCGAACACGACCAAACTCATGTCCCGCGGGGTGTTCCGGACTGGAGGCCCCATTGTCTCGGGCTCACCCAGCGCCAGCGCCATCACCACCCGTGGTCAGGGCGGATGCCGGGGCTGCTCCGGCGGCAGCTGCTCCACCTGCGGCTAG
- a CDS encoding D-sedoheptulose 7-phosphate isomerase, whose protein sequence is MTDKVQQIIMNHAHAGARLRESFFAENAGLVAETARIMARSLMDGGKILFCGNGGSAADAQHFAAELVNRFLMERPPLPAIALTTDSSAMTAIGNDYAFEQIFSKQVQALGRPGDVLVGISTSGNSANVCEALRVAREIGLITVGLGGGNGGFMTAHCRYSLVVPESSTPLVQEIHSAIGHMLCWLVDHYLFEAVTELEPFAGDTPETV, encoded by the coding sequence ATGACGGACAAAGTTCAGCAGATAATCATGAACCATGCCCACGCAGGCGCCAGACTGCGCGAAAGCTTTTTCGCGGAGAATGCCGGACTCGTTGCCGAAACAGCCAGAATCATGGCCCGGAGCCTGATGGACGGCGGCAAGATTCTTTTTTGCGGCAATGGAGGCAGCGCGGCCGATGCCCAGCATTTCGCGGCGGAGCTGGTCAACCGCTTCCTGATGGAGCGCCCGCCACTGCCGGCCATCGCCCTGACCACGGACTCGTCGGCAATGACGGCCATTGGCAACGACTACGCGTTCGAGCAGATTTTCAGCAAGCAGGTGCAGGCTCTGGGCCGTCCGGGTGATGTACTGGTCGGCATTTCCACTTCAGGCAACAGTGCGAACGTGTGCGAAGCCCTGCGCGTGGCGCGGGAGATAGGGCTGATCACTGTAGGACTGGGCGGAGGAAACGGCGGTTTCATGACCGCACATTGCCGGTATTCTCTGGTCGTGCCGGAGAGCAGCACACCTCTCGTGCAGGAAATTCATTCCGCCATCGGGCACATGCTGTGCTGGCTGGTAGACCATTATCTTTTTGAAGCCGTGACCGAACTCGAACCCTTTGCGGGAGACACGCCCGAGACGGTCTGA
- a CDS encoding DUF4079 family protein: MLWIHPLLQLVATGLALYALHLGWIRFRANHLGQKGPFAWKQHVIYGKYAHILWMCGLVLGQYAVSSQWGDNGITGSHYWAGQAMMPCIAGGYITGAIMDRNKKQRMYLPLVHAGFNALAVVLALIEAVTGAMVIRDFMLP; encoded by the coding sequence ATGCTCTGGATTCATCCTCTGCTGCAACTTGTGGCCACGGGTCTGGCTCTTTACGCTCTGCATCTGGGCTGGATTCGTTTCCGGGCGAATCATCTCGGGCAAAAAGGTCCGTTCGCCTGGAAACAGCATGTCATATACGGCAAGTACGCGCATATCCTGTGGATGTGCGGACTCGTTCTGGGACAGTACGCGGTCAGTTCCCAGTGGGGCGACAACGGCATCACGGGCTCGCACTACTGGGCCGGACAGGCCATGATGCCCTGTATCGCCGGCGGGTACATCACCGGAGCCATCATGGACCGCAACAAAAAACAACGGATGTATCTCCCTCTGGTCCATGCCGGGTTCAACGCTTTGGCCGTGGTGCTGGCGCTGATCGAGGCCGTGACCGGCGCCATGGTCATTCGCGACTTCATGCTGCCATGA
- a CDS encoding c-type cytochrome has protein sequence MKYLLGSLLGIFIFVSMAVAGADGAALYAKSCKGCHGADGAKLASGMTKSVKDMSEEEIRTALVGYKAGTYGGVKKTVMERAMKPFSDEEVEALIVHSASF, from the coding sequence ATGAAATATCTCTTGGGATCGTTACTGGGCATTTTCATATTTGTTTCCATGGCCGTTGCGGGCGCGGATGGTGCCGCCCTGTACGCCAAATCGTGCAAAGGCTGTCATGGTGCGGACGGAGCCAAGCTGGCATCGGGCATGACGAAGTCCGTCAAGGACATGTCGGAAGAGGAAATCAGGACCGCTCTGGTCGGCTACAAGGCCGGGACTTACGGTGGAGTGAAAAAGACGGTCATGGAGCGGGCCATGAAACCCTTTTCCGATGAAGAGGTTGAGGCCCTGATCGTACACTCGGCATCCTTCTGA
- a CDS encoding sirohydrochlorin chelatase, giving the protein MKKTGMIVLGHGSRRREAARQFEEMVRRVAGSLPQVVVVPAFFSLGQPDLPTQVQILESHGCGRIVIMPYFLYNGVHIEKDIPALLAELERRYPHLDFVLQPTLENDPAMERLVLERLQDAITL; this is encoded by the coding sequence ATGAAAAAAACAGGCATGATCGTTCTGGGGCATGGCAGCCGACGCAGAGAAGCTGCGCGGCAGTTTGAGGAAATGGTCCGTCGGGTGGCCGGGAGCCTGCCCCAAGTGGTAGTCGTGCCCGCTTTTTTTTCCTTGGGGCAGCCGGATTTACCCACCCAGGTCCAGATTCTAGAGAGCCATGGGTGCGGCCGTATCGTAATCATGCCCTATTTTCTTTATAATGGCGTGCACATCGAAAAAGACATCCCCGCCCTGCTGGCCGAACTCGAAAGGCGATACCCACATCTGGACTTTGTGCTGCAGCCGACCCTGGAGAACGATCCGGCCATGGAACGGCTGGTTCTGGAGCGTCTTCAGGACGCTATCACGCTATGA
- a CDS encoding Spy/CpxP family protein refolding chaperone, producing the protein MKIRILLFTMLALAVAAGAYAHRGGGCPGQRGHAAKDCSSPKECLDQARCGGQNGHGGHYQGFMADLTPEQQEKVRKATDKHHEELFALQKELKNKEQALDSLFAATPADKAAVQKLVKEINMLQSKKTELNAAYRLELTEITGKPLPSASYGSGCSEGRGHRPCPQGGPTT; encoded by the coding sequence ATGAAAATCAGAATTCTTCTCTTCACCATGCTGGCCTTGGCCGTGGCCGCAGGCGCCTATGCGCACCGAGGCGGAGGCTGCCCCGGTCAAAGAGGCCACGCCGCCAAAGATTGCTCTTCACCAAAAGAATGCCTTGATCAGGCCCGCTGTGGGGGGCAAAATGGACACGGCGGCCATTACCAGGGCTTCATGGCTGACCTGACTCCGGAACAGCAGGAAAAAGTACGTAAAGCCACCGACAAGCATCACGAAGAACTCTTTGCGCTTCAGAAAGAACTGAAGAACAAGGAGCAGGCTCTGGACTCTCTCTTTGCCGCGACTCCGGCGGATAAAGCCGCTGTGCAGAAGCTTGTCAAGGAGATCAACATGCTGCAGTCCAAGAAGACGGAATTGAACGCCGCTTACAGACTGGAATTGACAGAAATTACGGGCAAACCGCTCCCCTCGGCTTCCTACGGAAGCGGTTGCTCGGAAGGCAGAGGACACAGGCCTTGCCCCCAGGGCGGCCCCACAACCTGA
- a CDS encoding two-component system sensor histidine kinase NtrB, producing MKIVLPSGSSRTIAIATLAVLVLGLALSFSTWRNLRQQQESYREHALENAHSIAAGIEINLRRELRLPSMIDPSGTAALLHRTLARDFLREYIRRTDARFIGLYNPLGHILLSSHSDPKSLQEQLPTIAWERMNAGEWSGEMNFEGQPIMVLGRISHLAMNILCHDGNCPPDAQQPLLLVGVDMTRHLKGFEKYRHTAILQTGYILAVTILFWVLLMAVLRRAEQGRRLQRLESFNARLLDNMPDALLTLSADGVIMAANPAALTLMGNQEVVGQGFAHAFEALGMAAPCCPEQGWSTLRAGGRHLEVLQLALKDGSGQILVLIRDRTELASLERELHRNEKLAAIGRMAAGVAHEIRNPLSALRGFAQFFSKKLAGREPEELYARTMVQEADRLNRVITDLLFLARPRQLDFVQAALEDVFEETKNLLSMDLQARNCILEYDVRAGTVFADRDALKQALINLVMNSVFAMPEDGGKIVLRSLPGHAGVCLQVEDSGRGMSTEEREHALEPFFTTRNQGTGLGLAIVHAIMQEHGGTISIETSPGNGTTVSLLFPQPHEEPEDAPYCSGH from the coding sequence GTGAAGATCGTCCTGCCATCCGGAAGCAGCCGCACCATTGCTATCGCCACGCTGGCCGTCCTTGTCCTCGGCCTGGCCCTCAGTTTCTCCACTTGGCGCAATCTGCGCCAACAGCAGGAATCCTACCGGGAGCATGCTCTGGAAAACGCCCACAGCATCGCGGCGGGGATCGAAATCAATCTGCGGCGGGAGCTTCGTCTGCCGTCCATGATCGATCCTTCGGGCACGGCGGCCCTGCTGCATCGTACACTGGCCCGAGATTTCCTGCGGGAGTACATCAGGCGCACGGATGCGCGGTTCATCGGCCTGTATAATCCGCTGGGGCATATTCTCCTGTCTTCGCACAGCGATCCGAAGTCATTGCAGGAACAGCTGCCGACCATTGCCTGGGAACGCATGAACGCGGGCGAGTGGAGCGGAGAAATGAATTTCGAGGGGCAGCCCATCATGGTGCTGGGACGCATCAGCCATCTGGCCATGAACATTCTGTGTCATGACGGCAACTGTCCGCCGGACGCCCAGCAGCCTCTTTTACTCGTGGGTGTGGACATGACCCGGCACCTGAAAGGTTTCGAGAAATACCGGCATACAGCCATCTTGCAGACCGGATATATTCTGGCCGTGACCATTCTGTTCTGGGTACTGCTCATGGCCGTCCTGCGGCGCGCGGAGCAGGGCCGCCGCCTGCAACGTCTGGAATCTTTCAACGCCCGCCTTCTGGACAACATGCCCGATGCGCTGCTGACCTTGTCCGCCGATGGAGTCATCATGGCCGCCAATCCGGCGGCACTGACTCTGATGGGGAACCAGGAGGTGGTGGGACAGGGCTTTGCCCATGCTTTTGAAGCCCTGGGTATGGCGGCTCCATGCTGCCCCGAACAGGGCTGGAGCACGCTTCGCGCCGGGGGCAGGCATCTGGAGGTCCTGCAGCTGGCCCTCAAGGATGGCTCCGGACAGATTCTGGTTCTTATCCGCGACCGCACGGAACTGGCCAGTCTGGAGCGGGAGCTGCACCGTAACGAAAAGCTGGCCGCCATTGGCCGCATGGCTGCCGGTGTGGCCCATGAAATCCGCAATCCTCTTTCGGCTCTGCGCGGCTTCGCCCAGTTTTTTTCGAAAAAACTGGCTGGCCGCGAGCCCGAAGAGCTTTACGCCCGGACCATGGTTCAGGAAGCGGACCGCCTGAACCGGGTCATCACGGATTTACTTTTTCTGGCCCGGCCCCGCCAGCTGGATTTTGTCCAGGCCGCTCTTGAGGATGTCTTCGAGGAGACAAAAAACTTGCTGTCCATGGATTTGCAGGCCAGAAACTGCATTTTGGAGTATGACGTACGTGCTGGTACTGTTTTCGCGGATCGGGACGCCCTGAAGCAGGCTCTCATCAATCTGGTCATGAACAGTGTTTTCGCCATGCCGGAAGACGGCGGAAAAATTGTTCTGCGCAGTCTGCCCGGGCATGCGGGCGTATGTCTCCAGGTGGAAGACAGCGGCCGGGGCATGAGCACTGAAGAACGCGAGCACGCTCTGGAGCCCTTCTTCACCACCAGAAACCAGGGCACGGGCCTGGGTCTCGCCATTGTACACGCCATCATGCAGGAGCATGGTGGGACCATTTCCATCGAAACCAGTCCCGGAAACGGCACCACCGTATCCCTTCTTTTTCCGCAACCCCATGAGGAACCCGAAGATGCCCCATACTGTTCTGGTCATTGA
- a CDS encoding sigma-54-dependent transcriptional regulator has product MPHTVLVIDDEPAHRLMVRVVLGDAGFRVLEADNGATGLNILRIKSVDVVLLDMRMPGMSGLEVLQRLREGGTFPPVIMLTAFGNVGSAVEAMKTGAFDYLSKPADNDELLAVVQKAAEHASLRRENRELKKQIGRMRETRIIGDSPDMRAVVELIEQVGPSEANVLILGESGTGKELVAQMLHEHSHRKNGPLVKVNCAALPENLLESELFGYVKGAFTGAAQDKPGRFQLAEGGTLFLDEIGELPLTLQAKILRALQERVVEPLGGIAPVSVDVRFIAATNRRLPDMIEKGTFREDLYYRLNVLEIRIPPLRERLEDIPLLADYLLRKLGQKNSKPLRSVSREFLDALMRHEWKGNVRELENVLERSLILCRDDILDVRDLPDHLRAPAESAASSSSALKESPLETAERNALEDTLRKCGGHRERTAKALGISRRTLQYRLKKYGLTTR; this is encoded by the coding sequence ATGCCCCATACTGTTCTGGTCATTGACGACGAACCAGCCCATCGCCTCATGGTCCGGGTTGTCCTCGGCGACGCCGGTTTCAGGGTACTGGAGGCCGACAACGGCGCCACCGGGCTGAACATTTTGCGCATCAAATCCGTGGATGTGGTGCTGCTGGACATGCGCATGCCCGGCATGAGCGGACTTGAGGTGTTGCAGCGGCTGCGCGAGGGCGGGACCTTTCCGCCGGTGATCATGCTCACGGCCTTCGGCAATGTGGGCAGCGCCGTGGAGGCCATGAAGACCGGGGCCTTCGACTACCTGAGTAAACCCGCGGACAACGACGAACTGCTGGCCGTGGTGCAGAAAGCCGCCGAACACGCCAGTCTGAGGCGGGAGAACAGAGAGCTTAAAAAGCAGATCGGCCGGATGCGCGAAACGCGGATCATTGGCGACAGCCCGGATATGCGCGCCGTTGTGGAGCTCATCGAACAGGTGGGGCCAAGCGAGGCCAATGTGCTGATCCTGGGCGAATCCGGCACGGGCAAGGAACTGGTGGCGCAGATGCTGCACGAGCACAGTCACCGTAAAAACGGTCCGCTGGTCAAGGTCAATTGTGCGGCCCTTCCTGAAAACCTGCTGGAAAGCGAGCTCTTCGGCTACGTCAAGGGAGCCTTTACCGGCGCGGCCCAGGACAAGCCCGGCCGTTTCCAGCTGGCCGAGGGCGGAACGCTTTTTCTGGATGAAATAGGCGAGTTGCCCCTGACTCTTCAGGCTAAAATCCTGCGGGCCCTGCAGGAGCGTGTGGTGGAGCCTCTGGGCGGCATAGCACCCGTCAGCGTGGATGTGCGTTTCATCGCAGCCACCAATCGTCGGCTGCCGGACATGATCGAAAAGGGAACCTTCCGGGAAGATCTCTATTACCGGCTGAATGTTCTGGAGATACGTATCCCGCCTCTGCGGGAGCGGCTGGAGGACATCCCCTTGCTGGCAGACTATCTGCTGCGCAAGCTCGGGCAGAAAAACAGCAAGCCCCTGCGCTCCGTCAGCCGCGAATTTCTGGACGCCCTGATGCGGCACGAGTGGAAGGGCAATGTGCGCGAGCTGGAAAACGTGCTGGAGCGTTCCCTCATTCTGTGCCGTGACGACATCCTCGACGTGCGGGACCTGCCGGATCACCTGCGGGCTCCGGCCGAATCGGCTGCGTCTTCATCGTCTGCCCTTAAGGAGAGCCCTCTGGAAACGGCGGAACGAAACGCTCTGGAAGATACCTTGCGCAAATGCGGCGGCCACCGGGAGCGCACGGCCAAGGCTCTGGGCATCAGCCGCCGCACCCTGCAATACCGTCTCAAAAAATACGGCCTGACCACCAGATAG
- a CDS encoding PTS sugar transporter subunit IIB, whose amino-acid sequence MEWFRIDNRLVHGQVIAAWLPYLRARILMVANNELAGDELRREIMSLAVPSDITFLCCPVSDTADTLRRTRISSPDEHVLVLFADCADARAAYLAGAVFQVLNLGNLHYGPGKEQICEHIALSQDDRNCLQYFTNQGVEIDFRCVPTATPKVTAL is encoded by the coding sequence ATGGAATGGTTCCGCATTGACAACCGTCTGGTGCATGGACAGGTCATCGCCGCCTGGCTGCCCTATCTCCGGGCCAGAATCCTGATGGTCGCCAACAACGAACTGGCCGGAGACGAACTGCGCCGGGAAATCATGAGTCTGGCGGTGCCGAGCGACATCACGTTTCTGTGCTGTCCGGTTTCCGATACGGCCGATACGTTGCGCCGCACCCGGATTTCTTCTCCCGACGAGCATGTACTGGTCCTGTTCGCCGACTGTGCCGACGCCAGGGCCGCGTACCTGGCCGGAGCGGTATTTCAGGTGCTGAACCTCGGCAATCTGCATTACGGGCCGGGCAAGGAGCAGATCTGCGAGCATATCGCGCTCAGCCAGGATGACAGGAACTGTCTGCAATACTTCACGAATCAGGGCGTGGAGATCGATTTCCGCTGTGTGCCTACCGCCACGCCCAAGGTGACGGCTCTATGA
- a CDS encoding PTS sugar transporter subunit IIA yields the protein MVGVIVVTHGQFGKYLLEAAQTILGPQEQCAHVAVEGAVDVGGVLGQLKSTVKKMDSGNGVIILTDMFGGTPSNISLSLLQEGKVDVLTGVNLPMLLRILGMREQDLAQLALEAKNAGIQGIVVAGEVLSRKVES from the coding sequence ATGGTCGGCGTGATTGTGGTGACCCACGGACAGTTCGGTAAATATCTGCTCGAAGCGGCCCAGACCATCCTGGGTCCTCAGGAACAGTGTGCGCATGTGGCCGTGGAAGGCGCGGTGGATGTGGGCGGTGTTCTGGGACAACTGAAGAGCACCGTGAAAAAGATGGATTCCGGAAACGGAGTGATCATCCTGACGGACATGTTCGGAGGCACGCCGTCGAATATCAGCCTGTCCCTGTTGCAGGAGGGAAAAGTCGATGTGCTGACGGGCGTGAACCTGCCCATGCTGCTCCGGATTCTGGGCATGCGCGAGCAGGATCTCGCCCAACTGGCCCTGGAAGCCAAAAATGCGGGCATTCAGGGTATCGTGGTGGCCGGAGAAGTGCTTTCCCGCAAAGTGGAGAGCTAG